One Glycine max cultivar Williams 82 chromosome 8, Glycine_max_v4.0, whole genome shotgun sequence genomic window, tttttagtctaaTAGTATAATTTAGCTTTGCTGTATAGCTTTGTCACACAACTTATCAAATGTATTCAGAGCTTGCTGAGATGCAGGTCTATTCCATGTATACCTGCTGGATCAACTGGCTGCCcgttggtgattctttttttcaggAAAATGTCTCATTTCCGGTTTCTTCCCCCCTCCCCCAGTGCTGTGTCCTCATTCTGATGTTCATACCCTGTTTCCAGCCGCTACCAATGCTCCACTATTGTCATttgatcccccccccccccttcaatGTATAGGCAGCCAACATCTTTATTTCAACCACAAGTTGTTTTCACACTGGACCCACCTCCAGTGGAAATGTTATGCACTACCACAAGTTGGTGACATATCGCTCTACATGTATTCTCCTCATTACTCATTATCCTCTATTTGGATCTCTGGTCCTCTCTTCCATTTGACCTCTACTTGGATGTGTCCCTTTGAAAGgtgctttttggttttttgttaCATTGTCTTCCCCACTACCCATTGTGGCCCTTGGCTGGATATGCAACGTCAGCTGCTTCCAAAGACATTCTGAGACTAAGCCCCCTATTCTCAGTCTATGTCATTGTACTCTCCACTGGCAAGTTGGATGGGAGCAACTACGATACATAGGCTTTTGCATATCAAACCTTGGCTTATTGACCAATGCTGGCTCTATGGCTATTAGCAAGCACTCTACATGACCTAAAATCGATACCCATATATGTAGCATTATCAAATCCACCATTAATCTATCCTTTGAGCATATTTTTCACACTCATGTGAGTCGTTGGAAGCATGCCAAGGTTCTTTAAGCCAACAACACCTAGTGTCTCCTTAGAATGCATTAGTTTGTACCTTGAAGTACGTTAAATGAGCTTCAAGATAGTTAATTATCTATGAGGATGATGGTCATACTCAGATCATTGGATACTCAAATGCTGATTGTGTTGGTTCTCTTGGTGATTAGGAATTTAGGATATACATTGTTGGATATTGTGTATTCCTTGGAGATAATTTAATATCttggaaaattaaaaaacataatgcCTTCACAATGGAAAGTTTTGGAGTAGATATATCAAGTCATAACATCAACTACTTGTGAATTCATTTGGCTCAATCAATTACTTCTTGGAATTAGATTTGGAGAGGTCAGCTAGATGACACTCATGTTACTTGATGTGGAACTTAGGCACCCCATTATACCCAAGTTCCTATCAATAGcattttatatgtaaaatgtccaattttattcttttaacttACTTTACACTCTACTTTCAAAGTTTTCACAACAggatttacaaaaaatattagttgttaaCCAAACATAACTTTTAAAGTACGCAAGAACGTCATTCCTATCATTATATTCACGGAAAGAAAGTAGATAACTTGAAACAAATGCGTCCTTTTGTTTTCCAGATATCAATGTAGACGAAGGCTATGGTGGACTAGTTTTACAAATGATCTTCTGTGGACCACTTTTAGACATTGTTGGATTTATCTCATGCACACAGTAATCCAGTGCACCATCAGCACcatatattttcttctcctttttctgTCTCCCTTACCTCTTGTTCTCCGATGGGTGCACCTACTGTTCCCAACAAAGACAACTTCAGCCACATTGtctcatcatcaacaacattaACATCATGGTGTTTTCAGCattacaaacaaaaattaagaaacacGTTGTTTCAAAcatcacaaacaaaaaaagcCACATAAAGAACCACTAAATCATACCACATTTTCAGAAAGAATGACTAAAAAAAGAGaagttcattaaaaaaaatacaaatgatagCAAATCTGAATGCCTCTACATCCCATTCCCTCTTTTCTGGCGTCGGTTCCTCGGAAGAGCTTTGTTCCAATGATGTACTTGTCATTGTCGATAACCACCGCCTTCTTTGATTTCGCACTTCCACCTCGCTGTACGCGTTCTTGTCATCCCTTGCCGTCAGCTTTTTCCTTTCGCTAGTTGGAGTGCAAGCGATGCCGCGATCAAATCACAGAACTGCGGAATTGAAAGGGAAATCTAAGAAAAAGATTGATTCGCCCAAATTCTGCACCAGTGGAAAACAAAGTGCGAGATTCTGGGGAATCGTAAGTGAATCTGACAGCGACTCATAGAATCTGCAatgaaaggaaaaggaaaacgCACCTTGCAACTATGGTGAAGAGTAGCGAGAAAAGAAGGGTTCAAAAATGAAAGAACGGCGGTGAAAGAatggaaagggagaaaaaaaagtgacaCCGCCACCGGAAATCACCTCCGACAGCAGCGTACGGCGGAGACGGACTGTGGAGAAGTCGGGAAAGAGATCTGGTATGTAAGATGTAGTATATTACCGTGAACCTAAGATGAATCCAAGGGATTGAAAAAGTGGGCCACCGTAAATCACCTATAAAGGTGGTCCACGGTAGACGTGGTCATCAATGTAATTATATACATTTACATATGCATGATCTTTTTGACTTTTCTCTCTCATGTCATGAACTTCACTCTGAGATCATGTTAATTTACAAGGTTGAGTCTTGGTGTCAGTAACTTTTTGCTGTCATTATGTGAATTAATGTAAAGACTGATAACAAGTTTCTGATGCAATTGTATATGGGAAAATTGTCTGTTTTGTCTCCCTTATCTGCATGTAACAATGGGGCTGGGTTGGAAGTAGGTTTAGCTAGACTAGCCGACTATGCTTTGTAGGGCCTAAGCCTTCTAGCCTTTTTAGAACTTAGAAGCTTAGCTTAGCCTGAAAGCTTACATATAAATGTACTTTGTTGCAAGACTCTTGTAtgggtaaaaaaaattctttttaagttttaaataggTTAATGGACCTAAATTTATAAGTAGGCCAGCTGACTTTGGCCTTTACATATATCAATAAGTGTATAATCTCAATATTACAGTAAAAATTTGATAACACATTATTTGTTTAAGGATGCCAGCCCAAGTTTATCAAAGTGAGATTGAAATCTTGAATAGCTtagctaattttttaattgtgaatCATTTGTATTTATTCATAAGattcaaaaacacgaaaaataACCTCAAATATATCACAAATGGTATATAGTGTTCAATGTAATAATTTTGAACTGGAAATGgataaaacaacttaaccataaatctcataaaacaaaattgttagtTATGGGCTTAGGCCCCATACatgtacaaaaaagaaaaaaacaatattattagttatatatGAGTTTGTGAATCCTCTATTTTAGAAGAATGGAAACTAAACAATGAAATAACCAAAGAGTGCATGCATTGAATTAGTGTAGTAGTGGAATAATCAAAGGATAAGGTCAGAATTGCTCCTTCAATTCCTTTTAATTTGATGGTTTAAGCTCATAtgacttttcaatttctttcattAGAATTAATTGgtgaaagaaaagtaaaaaaaaatgaaaaaataatgaagtgTTGAATCATGTGATTTGTATCAATGATATGAAATTGTACCTATTCATTCATGTATTGTAAGATTCAAAGTCATTTGAGATTTGTTTTATGATACAAACCAATGTAGCCGAATCATAGGATTCAAATCATGAATAAGATTTTAATAATTGTGTGTCAGCATGTTAGGCCTGAAATGCTTTTTAACTAAATAGACTATTAAAATAGTCTTAGCCAAAAAGATTTGTTTGATAAGTAAGCTTAATTGGCTTAGGCATGATGTGGTTTAGAGTATAGGTCTCCGATGAGTGACTTTATTTCCACTCCTATCGAGAtgagttgtttttttatctttggtttCTTTTGTTGATGGTATAAAATGCAGTAGGAAAAACAGACCGTGTGTTTCAATttgccctttttttttaaatggatttTCTATATCCTTATGAAAGAACATGCTGGCACTTGGCCAGAAAGCCTTTTATaacaaatactaataattttacCTGAACTTATGTCCTCAAGTAGTTATGCAGTTTGTTTCTTATTGTTTAGGGTTTCTAAAGGTGTGAGAGATCTACCTGGCAACTTCCAGTCTGCCACTAGTAATGTGCCTTCTGGCAAAGCGCTTGTGTATTTTGGTTTGTTTCTGGCAAGTGGAGTCTTCTTTGTTTTCATAGCATTTACATTATTTCTGCCCGTCATGGTAGTTATGCCCCAAAAGTTTGCCCTATGCTTTACACTTGGGTGTGGATTTATTATTGGATCATTCTTTGCTCTCAAGGGTCCAAAGAGTCAGCTTGCTCACATGTTGTCAAAGGAGGTAACTTGCTAGAATTTCATTTCCTATTGCTTGCATGGTAATATAAAGCTTGTCCAGTGACTATACGTTGcttcaaattgaatttgtttGGGCTTTTTGGGGGAAAATAGTCTCTTATTTGATTGCACATGTTTGCTGCTTCTTCCTAACTGTCTctctttgtaattatttttcagAGGCTCCCTTTCACATTGGCTTTTTTAGGCAGTATGATTGGTACCATATATGTATCAATGGTGCTTCACAGCTACATTCTCTCTGTGGTATTCTCTGTAGTGCAGGTATCAGTTTCTCGTTCCTCAAAATGCCTCTTTGTAGCTTAGCCATTCTCCAACTCCCATGTGTTATTGTTTTCACTTGCTGTTGATTTAAGGCATGCTCAATTTTTTTTGACTCTTGAGCAtggttttgaatttattttagcaATTAGGAACAACTCCTTCAATGTAGCAAaaccaatataaatttaagaactGCTATTTCCACACTCTGTGGTGCACTTTATGTGATGTGATGTGTGTGTATTGTATGTTTAACATGGTTCCAAGCTTCCAGCAGCTGGGGCATGTGGAGATGTGTCTTACATACTTTCTTCTGTTATGTTTCTTTATAACTATCCGTcttgcattgaaattgaaattttgactTTGCTTGCAGGTTCTCTCACTTGGCTACTATTCTATATCGTACTTTCCTGGTGGATCTGCTGGAATGAAATTTCTGACTTCTGCTTTTACCTCTTCAATAATGAAATGTTTTGGGCGGTGAcctattttttgttgatagttGAGTTGAGTTCAGACCTGTGTCCATATAGTAGTTGACTTGTAAATTTGTCTCCTAAGATCTATCAGCTGAAGCTTCAAAGTGACCTAAGAATATTACTGCGTTGAAGCATCTCTAACAGTTTCTTAGGGTTCACCGTTTGTTGTTACTTGCCAcatctaaatgaaaaaaattgttttgccTCGTGTTTGTAAAAGCAAATTAACATTATCTGATTGAAGTTGATTGTTGCTACCTTTGTGTTgcaatttgaaatatatttttgtttgagatttttttttcttttattggaaTTTAGCACCTTTTTGGCATGGAAGATTAAACTATCAATACCCCACTCAAACTTGGACTGGTGTCAATTGAACTGCGAGCTCCTtagcatattatttttttggtttaaatgtttttcatacttataatatactctttttttaagtttattacctaaaaaatattttattttattttattttactacttGATACTTTTAAACTTTTACTTTTGATATATACCGTTGATTTAAGTTTATTAAGTAATGACGTGACATTTTGTTGATTTGTCATATGATTATTCAATGAATTGAGACTACTTCATGTACCATAAGTaaagatttggaaattttaagtaataaaataaaaatatatttttacatagtaaacagaaaaatgtatgaaaaaaatattcaagtttttctttcattattaaCTTCAATGGCTATGCATTGCATGGTCTTGGATCGTAATCTGCAATGCCTCATTTCATATTAATGCCAAACAAAATCCGATGAGTGAAAACAAACAAGGGCTAGAGGTGCGTTACTCTATAAATTTCATGGCTAATTATCAAATTGCCAGAGCAGATGGAGGTAAACAAACATAGTGCGTTACAGATGTGGAGTGCACATCGTTTATGGACTTGTCTGATATATATTCAATATGTAGCAATGTTGGTGAGGAACGAGAATGGATACTTGGCAGTTTGCAATGATTGACAGAGCAGGAAGAGagctagtttttattttaaccaGAGGCTGGAGATGAAAGTAAAAGATTGTATAACTAGTGGAACTATCACATCCTCTCATCGTATGATAATGCTAATAAACTTCTAATACTATGCAGACCATCATGCTCCTATCAAAGACAGGATAATTTTGTCACTTGGTCCTTATTGGACTCTGATGGATATTGGTTGGCTGGTACCGTCAGTGGTTAAAGTGGAATCATCAGATGAAATCTCACAAAATTGCACATAACATATGCAGATCCTGTCAAAACAATATGTCGAAATTTGCTTTAAACTGAGACCATCCGGCCCCCCCTCTTTTAGACATGGTTGAATTGAATACTATAAAGAGACATAACCTTTCCCGGGTTTAAAGGTCCAAAGTATGTTCTCATGAAACTTTTGACCTGGCTAATACATGTTAGAAGGGATGACTTTTGCTTTGGGGGATTTTCTTATCACATCATTCATTATGTTAATCAATAACGATAGACAAAAATGAAAACGGTTTATGTTTCGTAACTAAGTGGTTCAAGATGCGAATCCTAATTAATTcttgaatatgaaataaattgtgTTGAAAGAAGAATACTCATCATCTTATgttcattcacaatttcaaacaaaaaattatcactGTTTCTGtgcatgagaaaaaaaaaccatcCATTATATTAATGTAGCAGATTACATAATGCAGTAATATTAAAGAATGGGCTTGAAGAACTATTTCTAGTCAATAGTCAAGGAGTTACCTTTGTGAGTTTGACATAAATGGtactataattataataaggAAAAGAGAGCAACATCACCCTCCTCCTCAAGCCCCAAACCAATgtacttttttaatttccaaagtGCAAAGAAGCAAAAATACTTGGTGTGCCAATGTTGACTCGTGGAGTTGATTGGACAAGTGCAACGAGGTGTGGTACTGGTGAAAGGAAGGATTTATATAAACTCTATTTGTATCCATTACCTTTctctttaataatttatagCCTTTAGAAAGTTACTAGGGAGCATAAACCCCGAATTTAAGGAGATATTTGGACACAATAATGGGTGAGACTGCGATTTGACATTTTAATATGAAGATTATGTGTGACCAAGAGATGTTTCTATTCGGCATAATCTTTTTAATGATGGAATTATTGAAAGGCATTCATCGACAGAAAACAAAGCTGAAGTCAGTGGAGCACTTTGAAAcgtttaataaacaaaaatgaagTTAAGGAGAAAACCAAACTTGAGTCAAATTTgtgaaataaaaacatgtaaaataGTTGCACAAATAGCTATATTAAGAGAGAATTGTGTTTTTATGATTGTCAATGATATCATAAAAACCAAAAATCCAATCCGTTCGAAAAAATGCTGCTTactctttctaaaaaaaaaaaaaaagtgataaaacAGGTATGCTGGATTCAAGCGGTGTAAGCATTTGTTCATTATTAGATTTAGGGCTGCGATATTCTGAATCATTCTCAAACAATTTGCTAATCTCAATTCTCAAGGTCC contains:
- the LOC100306412 gene encoding uncharacterized protein isoform X1, which codes for MQGWFSGQSSEEEAKPASSLLADWNSYASAQTSEDSSTFPFDIESAVRSANDTVSGTFSVVSKGVRDLPGNFQSATSNVPSGKALVYFGLFLASGVFFVFIAFTLFLPVMVVMPQKFALCFTLGCGFIIGSFFALKGPKSQLAHMLSKERLPFTLAFLGSMIGTIYVSMVLHSYILSVVFSVVQVLSLGYYSISYFPGGSAGMKFLTSAFTSSIMKCFGR
- the LOC100306412 gene encoding uncharacterized protein LOC100306412 (The RefSeq protein has 1 substitution compared to this genomic sequence); the protein is MQGWFSGQGSEEEAKPASSLLADWNSYASAQTSEDSSTFPFDIESAVRSANDTVSGTFSVVSKGVRDLPGNFQSATSNVPSGKALVYFGLFLASGVFFVFIAFTLFLPVMVVMPQKFALCFTLGCGFIIGSFFALKGPKSQLAHMLSKERLPFTLAFLGSMIGTIYVSMVLHSYILSVVFSVVQVLSLGYYSISYFPGGSAGMKFLTSAFTSSIMKCFGR